Proteins from one Humidesulfovibrio mexicanus genomic window:
- a CDS encoding tetratricopeptide repeat protein — protein sequence MRGGILGALVLGLALLAAGCSLPRITVHDDPLSADEHLRLGMAYEAKGDLDAAAAEYGKAMHREPLARLYLGNVFYARGKLPEAEAEYRAALERLPGNPEVRNNLAWVLLKRGRALEEAQALAEAAVAAAPSEAARKAYRDTLDAIRAARAAPQ from the coding sequence ATGCGGGGCGGAATACTTGGCGCGCTTGTTCTTGGGCTCGCCCTGCTGGCGGCGGGCTGCTCCCTGCCGCGCATCACCGTGCATGACGACCCGCTTTCGGCGGACGAACACCTGCGCCTGGGCATGGCCTACGAGGCCAAGGGCGACCTGGACGCCGCAGCCGCCGAATACGGCAAGGCCATGCACCGCGAGCCCCTGGCCCGCCTCTACCTGGGCAACGTCTTCTATGCGCGGGGCAAGCTGCCCGAGGCCGAGGCCGAATACCGCGCGGCCCTGGAGCGGCTGCCCGGCAACCCGGAGGTGCGCAACAACCTGGCCTGGGTGCTGCTCAAGCGCGGCCGCGCGCTTGAAGAGGCCCAGGCGCTGGCCGAGGCCGCCGTGGCCGCAGCGCCCTCCGAGGCCGCGCGCAAGGCCTACCGCGACACGCTGGACGCCATCCGCGCCGCGCGCGCCGCGCCGCAATAG
- the mnmE gene encoding tRNA uridine-5-carboxymethylaminomethyl(34) synthesis GTPase MnmE, producing MAHMPQGDTIAAIATAQGTGAVGIVRLSGPKARDLAQSLFRSARAGFAGLKPYRLHHGHLLDASGRTLDEVLAAFMPGPRSFTGEDVAELHCHGGPAVLRAVLDELLALGARLALPGEFSFRAFRNGRLDLAQAEAIAETIAAPSRAALHLAQMKLSGALSARIAALRQGLESLRAHMSLAVDFPDEEVDCLPPERLRQGVVAAAEDLAELLHGVERARAWREGALAVLAGRVNAGKSSLLNALAGRNRALVSAAPGTTRDYIEEHIELSGLPVRLVDTAGLRAQDAGGIDPVEAAGQELARDFMGRAEAVLYVLDASRQPHVEDREALGALEPRRTLAVLNKCDLAGPEQKAASAEHEALLEALGLERVRVSARTGQGLETLCQRLRPLLAAAEPDPDALAPNARQAQAIALARQELLALADDQDTGLPYDILSVRLDAACRHLAELTGDIAPDEVLEAVFSRFCIGK from the coding sequence ATGGCCCACATGCCCCAGGGCGACACCATCGCCGCCATCGCCACGGCCCAGGGGACCGGCGCGGTGGGCATCGTCCGCTTGAGCGGCCCCAAGGCCCGCGACCTGGCCCAATCGCTCTTCCGCTCCGCGCGGGCAGGCTTTGCCGGGCTCAAGCCCTATCGCCTGCACCATGGGCACCTGCTGGACGCCAGCGGCCGCACCCTGGACGAGGTGCTCGCCGCCTTCATGCCAGGCCCGCGCTCCTTCACCGGAGAGGACGTGGCCGAACTGCACTGCCACGGCGGCCCGGCCGTGCTGCGCGCCGTGCTGGACGAACTTCTGGCGCTTGGGGCAAGGCTGGCCCTGCCCGGCGAATTCTCCTTCCGCGCCTTCCGCAACGGCAGACTCGACCTCGCCCAGGCCGAGGCCATCGCCGAAACCATCGCCGCGCCCAGCCGCGCGGCCCTGCATCTGGCGCAGATGAAGCTTTCCGGGGCGCTGTCGGCGCGCATCGCGGCCCTGCGGCAGGGGCTGGAGTCCCTGCGGGCGCACATGTCCCTGGCCGTGGATTTTCCGGACGAGGAGGTGGACTGCCTGCCGCCCGAGCGGCTCCGCCAGGGCGTTGTGGCCGCGGCCGAAGACCTTGCCGAACTGCTGCACGGCGTAGAGCGTGCGCGCGCCTGGCGCGAAGGCGCGCTGGCCGTGCTGGCGGGCCGCGTCAACGCGGGCAAAAGCAGCCTGCTGAACGCCCTGGCCGGGCGCAACCGGGCGCTGGTCTCTGCCGCGCCAGGCACCACGCGCGACTACATCGAGGAACACATCGAGCTTTCCGGCCTTCCGGTGCGCCTGGTGGACACCGCAGGACTGCGCGCGCAAGACGCTGGCGGCATCGACCCCGTGGAAGCGGCGGGGCAGGAGCTGGCGCGGGACTTCATGGGCCGGGCCGAGGCCGTGCTCTACGTGCTGGACGCCAGCCGCCAGCCGCATGTGGAGGACCGGGAGGCGCTGGGCGCCCTGGAGCCCCGGCGCACCCTGGCGGTGCTGAACAAGTGCGATCTGGCCGGGCCGGAGCAGAAGGCCGCGTCGGCGGAGCACGAAGCCCTGCTGGAAGCCCTGGGGCTTGAGCGGGTGCGCGTCTCGGCCCGCACGGGCCAGGGGCTGGAAACGCTCTGCCAGCGCCTGCGGCCGTTGCTGGCCGCAGCCGAACCCGACCCGGACGCCCTCGCCCCCAACGCCCGGCAGGCGCAGGCCATCGCCCTGGCCAGACAAGAGCTGCTGGCCCTGGCGGACGACCAGGACACCGGCCTGCCCTACGACATCCTGTCCGTGCGGCTCGACGCCGCCTGCCGCCATCTGGCGGAGCTCACGGGCGACATCGCGCCCGACGAGGTGCTCGAGGCCGTGTTCTCCCGCTTCTGCATCGGAAAATAG
- the jag gene encoding RNA-binding cell elongation regulator Jag/EloR: MSESKEFQGKNLDEAIEAACRHYDLKRDKLEIEIVSGGSSGIFGLVGVKKAVVRAKPRGAFKPIIEPERRAEPAQRTETAERPERHEREEAPAQAEPAPVQAETGESPAAGETDEPRRGSRRGRGRGRGERSGDRTGQRGASERQSDRPERSERSDRPDRPERSDRPERSDRSGEGEVGRGRSRRERPRREADAPRSQAPRRDEATGGFGDDEDNGAPRGIDHLDQALLEQVTREVVGKLLEQLVETAVVSVELKPDRVCVRIEDPENSGLLIGREGQTLASIQYLANRLVSRRMDASVRVQIDAGDYRENQDERLRQIARHLADKAMSTGRTQSTRPMSSYHRRVVHLTLQDDEHVFTRSKGEGSMKRVLIMTKRKGKNGEMLEEIPQDAAQEFSETSGD; this comes from the coding sequence ATGAGCGAAAGCAAGGAATTCCAGGGCAAGAACCTGGACGAGGCCATAGAGGCCGCGTGTCGGCATTATGACCTCAAGCGCGACAAGCTGGAGATCGAGATCGTCTCCGGCGGCTCCTCGGGCATCTTCGGCCTGGTGGGCGTGAAAAAGGCCGTCGTGCGGGCCAAGCCCCGCGGCGCCTTCAAGCCGATCATCGAACCGGAGCGCCGCGCCGAGCCCGCCCAGCGGACGGAAACGGCCGAGCGCCCCGAACGGCACGAGCGCGAGGAAGCCCCCGCGCAGGCCGAACCCGCTCCGGTCCAGGCCGAGACGGGCGAGTCGCCCGCCGCTGGCGAGACCGACGAGCCCAGACGTGGCAGCCGCCGTGGCCGTGGCCGCGGGCGAGGCGAACGCTCCGGCGATCGCACGGGCCAGCGCGGCGCAAGCGAACGCCAATCCGACCGGCCCGAGCGTTCTGAACGGTCTGACCGGCCCGACCGGCCTGAGCGGTCCGACCGGCCCGAGCGGTCCGACAGGTCCGGCGAGGGCGAGGTCGGACGCGGACGCAGCCGCCGCGAGCGTCCGCGCCGCGAGGCCGACGCCCCGCGCTCCCAGGCCCCCCGCCGCGACGAAGCGACAGGCGGCTTCGGCGACGATGAGGACAACGGCGCGCCAAGGGGCATCGACCACCTGGACCAGGCCCTGCTTGAGCAGGTGACCCGCGAGGTGGTGGGCAAGCTTCTGGAGCAGCTGGTGGAAACCGCCGTGGTGAGCGTGGAGCTCAAGCCCGACCGCGTGTGCGTGCGCATCGAGGACCCGGAGAATTCCGGCCTGCTCATCGGGCGCGAGGGCCAGACCCTGGCCAGCATCCAATACCTGGCCAACCGGCTGGTCTCCAGGCGCATGGACGCCTCCGTGCGGGTGCAGATCGACGCCGGCGACTACCGCGAGAACCAGGACGAGCGCCTGCGCCAAATCGCCCGGCATCTGGCCGACAAGGCCATGAGCACCGGCCGCACCCAAAGCACCCGGCCCATGAGCAGCTACCACCGCCGCGTGGTGCACCTCACCCTGCAGGACGACGAGCACGTCTTCACCCGCAGCAAGGGCGAGGGCTCCATGAAGCGCGTGCTCATCATGACCAAGCGCAAGGGCAAGAACGGCGAAATGCTGGAGGAGATCCCCCAGGACGCCGCACAGGAATTCAGCGAGACCTCCGGGGACTAG
- a CDS encoding threonine aldolase family protein has protein sequence MRDAPCFASDNYAGVHPRVMRALAEANSGPAGAYGDDPLTKAARARFKELLGPEAEAFFVFLGTAANVLALQAMTRPHHAVLCAASAHINVDECGAPERHLGCKLLPVDTPDGKLTPALLEPYLLHLGNEHHNQPRCVSITQATELGTVYTPDEVRALAGFAHDNAMLLHMDGSRLGNAAAALDCSLPDITVDAGVDALSFGGTKNGLMFGEAVVFFRPEPAADFPFIRKQGMQLCSKMRFIAAQFLALLEDGLWLENAARANAMARLLAECLASGPGVRIVQPVQTNAVFAALAPRAIARLRERFAFYVWDQAQSVVRFMTSFATTEDEVREFALAVRASAKEEEEPRSA, from the coding sequence ATGCGCGACGCTCCCTGCTTCGCCAGCGACAACTACGCCGGCGTGCATCCACGGGTCATGCGGGCCCTGGCCGAGGCCAACAGCGGCCCGGCCGGGGCCTACGGCGACGACCCGCTCACCAAAGCCGCCCGCGCCCGCTTCAAGGAGCTTCTCGGCCCCGAGGCTGAGGCCTTCTTCGTGTTCCTGGGCACGGCGGCCAACGTGCTGGCGCTGCAGGCCATGACCCGGCCGCACCACGCCGTGCTCTGCGCGGCCAGCGCGCACATCAATGTGGACGAATGCGGCGCGCCGGAACGGCACCTGGGCTGCAAACTGCTGCCTGTGGACACGCCGGACGGCAAGCTGACCCCGGCCCTGCTTGAACCCTATCTGCTGCACCTGGGCAACGAGCACCACAACCAGCCCCGCTGCGTGTCCATCACCCAGGCCACGGAACTGGGCACCGTGTACACCCCGGACGAGGTGCGCGCCCTGGCCGGGTTCGCCCATGACAACGCAATGCTGCTGCACATGGACGGCTCTCGCCTTGGCAACGCGGCGGCCGCGCTGGACTGTTCCCTGCCCGACATCACCGTTGATGCGGGCGTGGACGCGCTCAGCTTCGGGGGCACGAAAAACGGCCTCATGTTCGGCGAGGCCGTGGTGTTCTTCCGGCCGGAACCTGCGGCGGACTTCCCCTTCATCCGCAAGCAGGGGATGCAGCTCTGCTCCAAAATGCGGTTCATCGCCGCGCAGTTCCTGGCCCTGCTGGAGGACGGCCTCTGGCTTGAGAACGCCGCCCGCGCCAACGCCATGGCCCGCCTGCTGGCGGAATGCCTCGCCTCTGGGCCGGGGGTGCGCATCGTCCAGCCCGTGCAGACCAACGCCGTGTTCGCGGCCCTGGCCCCGCGCGCCATCGCGCGGCTCCGGGAGCGCTTCGCCTTCTATGTCTGGGACCAAGCGCAAAGCGTGGTCCGCTTCATGACCAGCTTCGCCACCACGGAGGACGAGGTGCGCGAGTTCGCCCTGGCCGTGCGGGCAAGCGCCAAAGAGGAAGAAGAACCGCGCAGCGCATGA
- a CDS encoding PA2779 family protein — translation MQSILHTTFMRHTAFVLIAVMSLISFAPKAEAALVPTAMSMASELRAQDMDIVQKALEHKAIKGKLAALGYTDEEISAKLSAVSDSDLHSLATQLDSLDAGGDGVGFVIGLLVIVLLVVVILKLSDKTVTIR, via the coding sequence ATGCAGTCCATTCTTCACACGACATTCATGCGCCACACGGCCTTCGTGCTCATCGCCGTCATGAGCCTCATCTCCTTCGCGCCCAAGGCCGAGGCGGCCCTTGTGCCCACGGCCATGAGCATGGCCAGCGAACTGCGCGCCCAGGACATGGACATCGTGCAGAAGGCCCTTGAGCACAAGGCCATCAAAGGCAAGCTCGCGGCCCTGGGCTACACCGACGAGGAAATCTCCGCCAAGCTTTCCGCCGTCTCCGACTCCGACCTGCACAGCCTGGCCACCCAGCTCGACTCCTTGGACGCCGGCGGCGACGGCGTGGGCTTCGTCATCGGGCTTCTGGTCATCGTGCTGCTGGTGGTGGTCATCCTGAAGCTCAGCGACAAGACGGTCACCATCCGGTAG
- the yidD gene encoding membrane protein insertion efficiency factor YidD: MAQSVLLAFIWLYQRLLSPLFAGSCRFEPSCSQYARQAVILHGAFKGGLLTLWRLLRCQPLCRGGHDPVPVGFTPNIPDTHAS; this comes from the coding sequence ATGGCGCAGTCCGTCCTGCTGGCGTTCATCTGGCTCTACCAGAGACTTTTGTCCCCCCTCTTCGCGGGCTCCTGCCGCTTTGAGCCCTCCTGCTCGCAGTATGCCCGGCAGGCCGTGATCCTGCACGGCGCGTTCAAGGGCGGGCTCTTGACCTTGTGGCGCCTACTGCGCTGCCAGCCCCTGTGCCGGGGCGGACACGACCCCGTGCCCGTCGGTTTTACCCCCAACATCCCAGACACCCACGCGAGCTGA
- a CDS encoding C39 family peptidase — MEHNRPTRAAGPPLWAALAFPAALAALLLAAVALSACARPPAGFAPPPGRGQVPGVPFHAQEDHQCGPASLAMVLNHLGDPATPQEISRAVYRADLRGSLSLDLVLYARGRGHSARFSKGAAEDIAKAVNAGIPPLVMVDEGLGGIRVPHFMVVTGYDAEGVIANSGRRQGVRLSWGAFLSVWEGAARWMLLVTPGQGAAKEGM, encoded by the coding sequence ATGGAGCACAACCGCCCGACACGGGCCGCCGGGCCGCCCTTGTGGGCGGCCCTCGCGTTTCCGGCGGCGCTGGCCGCGCTTCTGCTGGCCGCCGTGGCGCTTTCGGCCTGCGCCAGGCCGCCCGCGGGCTTTGCGCCGCCTCCGGGCCGGGGGCAGGTGCCCGGCGTGCCCTTCCACGCCCAGGAAGACCATCAATGCGGTCCGGCCTCCCTGGCCATGGTGCTCAACCACCTGGGCGACCCGGCCACTCCGCAGGAAATCTCCCGCGCCGTGTACCGCGCGGACCTGCGCGGCAGCCTGAGCCTGGACCTGGTGCTGTACGCGCGCGGGCGCGGGCATTCGGCGCGCTTTTCCAAGGGCGCGGCGGAAGACATCGCCAAGGCGGTCAACGCGGGCATCCCGCCGCTGGTCATGGTGGACGAGGGTCTGGGCGGCATCCGCGTGCCGCACTTCATGGTGGTCACGGGCTACGACGCCGAGGGAGTCATCGCCAATTCCGGCCGCAGGCAGGGCGTGCGCCTGTCCTGGGGCGCGTTCCTTTCCGTTTGGGAGGGCGCGGCACGCTGGATGCTGCTGGTGACGCCGGGCCAAGGCGCGGCCAAGGAGGGGATGTGA
- the yidC gene encoding membrane protein insertase YidC has translation MDTKRLIAALALSLVILFGWSYLFPPDAPQTPPVAAQPESKLEQPTQNAPTAAADATTALAQGRPVMVKTPLFTARFNTQGGVLESFVLAKYRETVEPGSANIDIVGQAARNKAALGLMILPEGGEVHTWNAPGWTYEGGDVELSGNAKQTLVFSGEAAGLKIVRRLTLSADSYLVTEETTITNPGQAPVSGRVAFGVASAGLAPKGDSYNVTRIAFGKVKSGFEEHTDHGDLKETGAASKDPVNWAAIESNYFLFAALPKAEGSLAFGRLKDDVFNLAVSNAATFEPGQSKTVGCSYYVGPADRGILSTMPNKLEEAIDFGWFHIIAVPLLKLLNWFYAYVHNYGVAIILLTVLIKLIFWPLSQKSYKSMEQMKRIQPMIQKLREKHADDKERMNQEIMALYKTYKVNPAGGCLPMIVQIPVFFGLYKALLGSIELRHAAFITHVPFTDLVWLADLSAKDPYYVTPLIMGATMFIQQKMTPTGGDPMQAKIMLLMPVVFTFLFLNFPSGLVVYWLVNNVLSIAQQWWMMRSKA, from the coding sequence ATGGATACCAAACGCCTCATCGCGGCCCTGGCCCTCTCCCTTGTGATCCTTTTCGGCTGGAGCTACCTTTTCCCGCCCGACGCACCCCAGACCCCGCCCGTGGCCGCCCAGCCCGAATCCAAGCTGGAGCAGCCGACGCAAAACGCCCCCACCGCTGCCGCCGACGCCACCACCGCCCTGGCTCAGGGCCGCCCGGTCATGGTCAAGACCCCGCTCTTCACCGCCCGCTTCAACACCCAGGGCGGCGTGCTGGAAAGCTTTGTGCTGGCCAAGTACCGCGAGACCGTGGAGCCCGGCTCCGCCAACATCGACATTGTGGGTCAGGCCGCGCGCAACAAGGCCGCGCTGGGCCTCATGATCCTGCCCGAGGGCGGCGAGGTGCACACCTGGAACGCCCCCGGCTGGACCTATGAGGGCGGCGACGTGGAGCTTTCGGGCAATGCCAAGCAGACGCTGGTCTTCAGCGGCGAGGCCGCCGGGCTCAAGATCGTTCGGCGCCTCACCTTGAGCGCCGATTCCTACCTTGTGACCGAGGAGACCACCATCACCAACCCCGGACAGGCCCCGGTGTCCGGCCGGGTGGCCTTCGGCGTCGCCTCCGCTGGGCTTGCGCCCAAGGGCGACAGCTACAACGTCACCCGCATCGCCTTCGGCAAGGTCAAAAGCGGCTTCGAAGAGCACACCGACCACGGCGACCTGAAGGAGACGGGCGCGGCTTCCAAGGACCCCGTGAACTGGGCCGCCATCGAGAGCAACTACTTCCTCTTCGCCGCCCTGCCCAAGGCGGAAGGCTCCCTCGCCTTCGGCCGCCTCAAGGACGACGTGTTCAACCTGGCTGTGAGCAACGCCGCCACCTTCGAGCCCGGACAGTCCAAGACCGTGGGCTGCTCCTACTATGTCGGCCCGGCGGACCGCGGCATCCTGTCCACCATGCCCAACAAGCTTGAGGAAGCCATCGACTTCGGCTGGTTCCACATCATCGCCGTGCCGCTGTTGAAGCTGCTGAACTGGTTCTACGCCTACGTGCACAACTACGGCGTGGCCATCATCCTCTTGACCGTGCTCATCAAGCTCATCTTCTGGCCCCTTTCGCAGAAAAGCTACAAGAGCATGGAGCAGATGAAGCGGATCCAGCCCATGATCCAGAAGCTGCGCGAGAAGCACGCCGACGACAAGGAGCGCATGAACCAGGAAATCATGGCGCTCTACAAGACCTACAAGGTGAACCCGGCCGGCGGCTGCCTGCCGATGATCGTGCAGATTCCCGTCTTCTTCGGCCTGTACAAGGCCCTGCTCGGCAGCATCGAGCTCCGTCACGCGGCGTTCATCACCCACGTGCCCTTCACTGATCTCGTGTGGCTCGCCGACCTTTCGGCCAAGGACCCCTATTATGTCACCCCCCTGATCATGGGGGCCACCATGTTCATTCAGCAGAAGATGACCCCCACCGGAGGGGACCCCATGCAGGCCAAGATCATGCTGCTCATGCCTGTGGTGTTCACCTTCCTGTTCCTGAACTTCCCGTCCGGGCTCGTGGTCTACTGGCTGGTGAACAACGTCCTCTCCATCGCCCAGCAGTGGTGGATGATGCGCAGCAAGGCCTAG
- a CDS encoding Lcl C-terminal domain-containing protein, whose amino-acid sequence MPSRFNPDPRGFVRDAATGLVWSRSANPLGFPLPWTEALAAVADLNRSSFLGFSDWRMPNRAELRSLADHGARQPALPAGHPFQDVFLGWCWTSTTKAGNEAYAWNMHLEGARLFFSRKDEHRLLWPVRGMGGLLPRTGQTSCFDAAGAQTACAGTGQDGELRLGAPWPEPRFSVRGGEVLDALTGLCWLHPERLDPRPLDWEDARALAASVGPGWRLPGIRELESLVHADRADPALPDALAALGRVEAEGFWSATASGFDPAWAFVLYARKGAIGVGFTAGREFPAWPVRGPERESFGGGRWRAWDLP is encoded by the coding sequence ATGCCCAGCCGCTTCAACCCCGACCCTCGCGGCTTCGTCCGCGACGCCGCCACAGGCCTCGTGTGGAGCCGCTCGGCCAACCCCTTGGGCTTCCCCCTGCCCTGGACCGAGGCCCTGGCCGCCGTGGCCGACCTCAACCGCTCCTCCTTCCTCGGCTTCTCCGACTGGCGTATGCCCAACCGGGCGGAGCTGCGCTCCCTTGCGGACCACGGCGCGCGACAACCCGCCCTGCCCGCCGGGCACCCTTTCCAGGACGTGTTCCTGGGCTGGTGCTGGACCTCCACAACCAAGGCCGGGAACGAGGCCTACGCCTGGAACATGCACCTGGAGGGCGCGAGGCTGTTCTTCAGCCGCAAGGACGAGCACCGGCTGCTCTGGCCCGTGCGGGGGATGGGCGGGCTCTTGCCGCGCACCGGCCAAACGAGCTGCTTCGATGCGGCCGGAGCGCAGACCGCATGTGCCGGGACCGGGCAGGACGGGGAGCTGCGCCTGGGCGCGCCCTGGCCCGAGCCGCGCTTCAGCGTGCGCGGCGGAGAGGTGCTGGACGCCCTGACCGGGCTTTGCTGGCTGCACCCGGAACGTCTCGATCCCCGGCCCTTGGACTGGGAGGACGCGCGGGCCCTGGCCGCGTCGGTCGGGCCGGGCTGGCGTCTGCCGGGCATCCGCGAGCTGGAGTCCCTGGTCCATGCGGACCGGGCCGATCCGGCGCTTCCCGACGCCCTTGCCGCCCTGGGGCGCGTGGAGGCCGAAGGCTTCTGGTCGGCCACGGCAAGCGGCTTCGACCCGGCCTGGGCCTTTGTGCTGTACGCGCGCAAAGGCGCGATCGGCGTGGGGTTCACGGCTGGCCGCGAATTCCCGGCCTGGCCGGTGCGCGGCCCGGAACGCGAGTCGTTTGGCGGAGGCCGCTGGCGCGCCTGGGACCTGCCCTAA
- a CDS encoding TrmH family RNA methyltransferase, protein MRGFITPERLGRIRHVLSLRQKDVTLVMDNIWDPHNVSAILRSCDAFGIFGVHLYYTTEKWPDLGEKSSASAKKWVERTSHSDAGEMLDGFAARGMQVIRTGFSQTAKPLHAFDFTIPTAVILSNEHRGASPELTERVEQELYIPMQGMVQSLNVSVAAAVILYEMFSQRRRAGLLDSPSLSPEELARLELEWSDR, encoded by the coding sequence ATGCGAGGATTCATCACACCCGAACGCCTTGGGCGCATTCGCCACGTGCTTTCGCTGCGGCAGAAGGACGTGACGCTGGTCATGGACAACATCTGGGACCCGCACAACGTCTCGGCCATTTTGCGCAGTTGCGATGCTTTCGGCATTTTCGGCGTGCATCTTTACTACACCACGGAAAAGTGGCCGGATTTGGGGGAAAAGTCCTCGGCGTCGGCCAAGAAGTGGGTGGAGCGCACGAGCCATTCCGACGCGGGAGAGATGCTGGACGGCTTTGCCGCGCGCGGGATGCAGGTCATCCGCACCGGGTTTTCCCAGACCGCAAAGCCCCTGCACGCGTTCGACTTCACCATCCCGACGGCGGTGATCCTGTCCAACGAGCACCGGGGGGCCTCGCCGGAGTTGACGGAGCGCGTGGAGCAGGAGCTGTACATCCCCATGCAGGGCATGGTGCAGAGCCTGAACGTCTCCGTGGCCGCGGCGGTGATTCTGTACGAGATGTTCTCCCAGCGCAGGCGCGCGGGTCTGCTGGATTCCCCCTCCCTTTCCCCGGAGGAGCTGGCCCGGCTGGAGCTGGAGTGGAGCGACCGCTAG
- the rpmH gene encoding 50S ribosomal protein L34, protein MSKRTYQPSKIRRKRTLGFLVRSRTKNGQAVIRRRRQKGRKRLAL, encoded by the coding sequence ATGAGCAAGCGTACCTACCAGCCCAGCAAGATCAGAAGGAAGCGCACCCTCGGCTTCCTCGTCCGCTCCCGCACCAAGAACGGCCAGGCCGTCATCCGCCGCCGCCGCCAGAAGGGGCGCAAGAGATTAGCCCTCTAG
- a CDS encoding UPF0280 family protein: MSRQAFLSAHRAYRESVLAQPGERRFQVVLEQTDLMVTAETDLSGPMLDMARVLRGELKNYMLTHPGFRESLVPFPVQDDAPEIVREMARASALANVGPMAAVAGTIAQLLAERFAPLSPNLIVENGGDIFMRSTRKRTVALLGDPQSGARLGLALSPRDFPVSLCASSATIGHSLSLGKGELVVVRSRSAALADAAATALANLIDTADDLDLLLARARKMGSLGVEGVFAQAGGRLGVWGKMELVALDGEG; the protein is encoded by the coding sequence ATGTCGAGGCAAGCATTCCTTTCCGCGCACAGGGCCTATCGCGAGTCTGTCCTGGCCCAGCCGGGGGAGCGGCGCTTCCAGGTGGTGCTGGAGCAGACCGATCTCATGGTCACCGCCGAGACCGACCTGAGCGGCCCCATGCTGGACATGGCGCGCGTGCTGCGCGGCGAGCTCAAAAACTACATGCTCACCCATCCCGGCTTCCGCGAAAGTCTCGTGCCTTTTCCCGTGCAGGACGACGCCCCGGAGATCGTGCGCGAGATGGCCCGCGCCTCCGCCCTGGCGAACGTGGGCCCCATGGCCGCCGTGGCCGGGACCATCGCCCAGCTGCTGGCCGAGCGTTTTGCGCCATTGAGTCCGAACCTCATTGTGGAGAACGGGGGCGACATCTTCATGCGCTCCACCCGGAAGCGCACCGTTGCCCTGCTGGGCGACCCGCAGTCCGGCGCGCGGCTGGGCCTGGCTCTATCCCCGCGCGATTTTCCCGTAAGCCTGTGCGCCTCCTCGGCCACCATCGGGCATTCCTTGAGCCTGGGCAAGGGCGAGCTGGTGGTGGTGCGCTCCAGAAGCGCCGCCCTGGCCGATGCCGCGGCCACGGCCCTGGCCAACCTCATCGATACGGCGGACGACCTGGACCTGCTGCTGGCCCGCGCCCGCAAAATGGGTTCCCTCGGCGTGGAGGGCGTGTTCGCCCAGGCCGGGGGCAGGCTGGGGGTGTGGGGCAAGATGGAGCTGGTGGCCCTGGACGGCGAGGGTTAG
- the rnpA gene encoding ribonuclease P protein component, with product MSPLGWPKSHRLPDSRRFGACYDQGRKHFTRHFVLFVLERDAAGEGLRLGLTVSRKVGRAVVRNRVRRVLREFFRLRQAMIVRPLDIVVVPKRNLDPKRMDMALAEQEFLPVLERLAREAGDGMTDARSPC from the coding sequence ATTAGCCCTCTAGGCTGGCCCAAGAGCCACCGCCTGCCGGACAGCAGACGCTTCGGCGCCTGTTACGACCAGGGCCGCAAGCACTTCACCCGCCATTTCGTGCTCTTCGTGCTTGAGCGCGACGCGGCGGGGGAAGGCTTGCGGCTTGGCCTTACGGTAAGCCGCAAGGTCGGGCGGGCGGTGGTGCGCAACCGCGTGCGCCGCGTGTTGCGCGAATTCTTCAGGCTGCGCCAGGCCATGATCGTCCGGCCCCTCGACATCGTCGTTGTTCCCAAGCGGAACCTGGACCCGAAGCGCATGGACATGGCCCTGGCGGAACAGGAATTCCTTCCCGTCCTGGAGCGGCTCGCCCGCGAGGCCGGAGACGGGATGACCGACGCGAGGTCTCCATGCTGA